Proteins encoded in a region of the Panicum hallii strain FIL2 chromosome 3, PHallii_v3.1, whole genome shotgun sequence genome:
- the LOC112885293 gene encoding uncharacterized protein LOC112885293: protein MGDETTDADAAALKARLDSLIKDAQEAEERAVAARRRATTARALLEEEERKAVALETAATTARLLVPGTSSGTVVTSSSSSSSSSYEATVVAGLHLQAASVLNVRSLVNIVLDSTSVNYASWRDLMMLALERYALLDHIDSDVASSTDPGWRRMDSIVLNWISNSITPELHQVVRERGATARHLWLAIENQFLGNHEQRTLHLDAAFRNFVQGDLSVSEYCRKFKNMADALADLGSPVDEQILILNILRGLNRRFEHVGAIIRRYSPFPSFLKARDDLILEELHMGSVGPSADATALYSGSADKLPSSAPGPPSRSGGTGRKGKNKKAAGGGGGRGGPSGHSTSTPPAPSGPDGKAPSSGPTYVNPWQGHFAMYPGPLPGNLQRPQVLMAAPDYYMPPGYMPGPQQQAAHPSLALAGGSAGGPAGGPVSWSPWTGPGWDQQSLANSFSTMALTPPSTSTQDWVADSGASHHSTPSAGNIFHTRPLTSSSPSSIIVGNGSTLPVASDLTTKNVIVRSNSTGPLYTMRLPSSFQTPPATSQGASGSSSAALEQQALRIGQGSAPSAPSVAGTSETPAVPDSQNVVSGVAEVPDSSPV, encoded by the exons ATGGGTGACGAGACTACagacgccgacgccgccgccctcAAGGCCCGCCTGGACTCCCTCATCAAGGACGCCCAGGAGGCTGAAGAGCGGGCAGTTGCTGCCCGTCGCCGCGCCACCACTGCTCGTGCCCtcctggaggaggaggagcggaagGCCGTCGCCCTGGAGACGGCTGCTACTACTGCCCGGCTGCTTGTGCCCGGTACTTCGTCCGGCACCGTCGTCACatcgtcctcgtcctcgtcctcgtctTCCTACGAGGCCACCGTCGTCGCCGGTCTTCACCTACAGGCAGCATCCGTCCTCAACGTTCGCTCTCTCGTGAACATCGTCCTCGACTCCACCTCCGTCAACTATGCCAGTTGGCGTGACCTCATGATGCTGGCACTGGAGCGCTACGCCCTCCTCGACCACATCGACTCGGACGTCGCCTCGTCTACCGATCCGGGCTGGCGCCGGATGGACAGCATCGTCCTCAACTGGATCAGCAATTCCATCACCCCGGAGCTTCATCAAGTCGTTCGGGAGCGTGGTGCCACCGCGCGCCACCTGTGGCTCGCTATCGAGAACCAGTTTCTTGGTAACCACGAGCAGCGCACCCTTCATCTTGACGCTGCTTTTCGTAACTTTGTCCAGGGCGATCTCTCCGTGAGCGAGTACTGCCGCAAATTCAAGAACATGGCGGATGCTCTGGCCGACCTCGGCTCGCCTGTCGACGAGCAGATCCTCATCCTCAATATCCTCCGCGGTCTGAACCGTCGGTTCGAGCACGTCGGCGCCATCATTCGGCGCTACTCTCCGTTCCCGTCTTTCCTAAAGGCGCGGGACGACTTGATCCTGGAGGAGCTCCACATGGGCAGCGTGGGTCCCTCTGCTGATGCTACGGCGCTTTACTCCGGTTCTGCTGACAAGCTGCCTTCCTCCGCACCCGGACCTCCGTCCCGCTCCGGCGGTACCGGCAGGAAGGGCAAGAACAAGAAGGCcgccggcggtggtggcggtcgCGGTGGTCCCTCCGGCCACTCCACTTCGACTCCTCCCGCTCCCTCCGGCCCCGACGGCAAGGCGCCCTCCTCTGGGCCGACTTACGTCAACCCATGGCAGGGCCACTTCGCGATGTACCCCGGCCCGCTTCCAGGCAACCTTCAGCGCCCGCAGGTCCTGATGGCTGCGCCAGACTACTACATGCCCCCAGGCTACATGCCTGGGCCACAGCAGCAGGCGGCGCACCCCTCTTTGGCTCTCGCCGGAGGTTCGGCAGGTGGTCCGGCAGGAGGTCCGGTCTCTTGGTCACCGTGGACTGGTCCGGGCTGGGACCAGCAGTCACTAGCCAACTCCTTCAGCACCATGGCGCTTACTCCGCCGTCCACTTCTACCCAGGACTGGGTGGCCGATTCTGGTGCTTCGCATCACTCCACTCCTTCAGCTGGTAATATCTTCCACACCCGTCCTTTGACATCTTCCAGTCCTTCATCCATCATTGTAGGTAATGGCTCCACTCTCCCGGTCGCCTCA GATCTCACTACCAAGAACGTGATCGTCAGGTCGAATAGCACCGGCCCGCTGTACACGATGCGTCTTCCCAGCTCCTTCCAGACTCCACCTGCTACC AGTCAAGGTGCTTCCGGATCTTCGTCTGCGGCGTTGGAGCAGCAAGCTCTTCGGATTGGACAAGGCAGCGCCCCCTCTGCTCCTTCGGTAGCCGGCACTTCGGAGACTCCCGCAGTACCTGATTCTCAAAATGTTGTGTCTGGCGTCGCGGAG GTGCCAGATTCGAGCCCTGTGTAG